The window TACTTGCCTGCGGCTTTAGCTTTCGCAACACCTTCCCGTTGCCGCTCTAACATCATTTCCCGCTCAAATTGTGCCACACCGCCCAACACGGTCAGCATCAATTTGCCGGTTGGGGTCTGGGTGTCCATACCGAGATTCAAAATCCGCAAACCCACTTCTTTTTGTTCTAACGTTTTGATAATGGCCATGAGATCGGCCACTGATCGAGCCAGTCGGTCGAGTTTGGTGGCCACCAGGACATCACCTTCTCGTGCAAATTCCAAAGCGGCTTCAAGCTGTGCACGGACGGCAACGGAAGATACTTGCTCCTGAAAGATTTTTTTGCACTGGGCGGCTTCGAGTTCCCGCAGTTGTGCTTCAAGCCCGGCTATTTGATCGAGCGTTGAGGTTCTGGCATAGCCGATGATCATTTTTCGCTCACTAGGATTTAAAACATTGTGATAGTGTGTCTATCATAAATCTAAATCGTATCTATT of the Methylomonas sp. MK1 genome contains:
- a CDS encoding recombinase family protein; amino-acid sequence: MIIGYARTSTLDQIAGLEAQLRELEAAQCKKIFQEQVSSVAVRAQLEAALEFAREGDVLVATKLDRLARSVADLMAIIKTLEQKEVGLRILNLGMDTQTPTGKLMLTVLGGVAQFEREMMLERQREGVAKAKAAGKYKGRKPVDDASRQEVVRLAESGLAKTKIARQLSIGEATVYRILAATKK